One region of Azospirillum lipoferum 4B genomic DNA includes:
- a CDS encoding NAD(P)/FAD-dependent oxidoreductase yields the protein MTTPNEPQVVIVGAGPAGIRAAETLASAGLRPTVIDEGARAGGQIYRRPPDGFTRSPATLYGSQAGKAVALHTAFDGLVSTGRAVHLPRHSVVALADGTLHAVGDGGSRRIGYDRLILATGATDRLAPVPGWQAPGVYSLGAMQIALKAQGVAMGRRIVLAGSGPLLTLLATQLLKAGAEIAAVLDTAGMRGQIAAFPDLAVRPSFALQGLAMRARLGRLYHAGIALEGIEATETGVTAVRWTDAGGRARRTACDAVGLGWHLKAETQLADLAGCRFDYDATWAQWLPRADRMGRAGEGVYLAGDGLRLLGADGAEVAGRLAAAACLSDLGLPAPDVAADLKRLDRLERFARGIARAFPWPADRVRALPDDAVLCRCEGITAGAVRETAAYGGAEVNRVKSLGRAGMGRCQGRYCQLAAADLIAATGGLAHAGEVGRLRAQAPVRPTPVRALLEEARP from the coding sequence ATGACAACGCCGAACGAACCGCAAGTCGTGATCGTCGGAGCCGGCCCTGCCGGCATCCGTGCGGCGGAAACGCTGGCGTCGGCCGGGTTGCGCCCGACGGTGATCGACGAGGGCGCGCGGGCCGGCGGGCAGATCTACCGCCGCCCGCCCGACGGCTTCACCCGCTCGCCGGCGACGCTCTATGGCTCGCAGGCCGGCAAGGCGGTGGCGCTGCACACCGCTTTCGACGGGCTGGTTTCAACCGGCCGGGCGGTCCATCTGCCGCGCCATTCGGTCGTGGCATTGGCGGACGGGACGCTACACGCGGTCGGCGACGGTGGGAGCCGCCGGATCGGCTATGACCGGCTGATCCTGGCGACCGGGGCGACCGACCGCCTTGCCCCGGTGCCCGGCTGGCAGGCGCCCGGCGTCTACAGCCTGGGCGCGATGCAGATCGCGCTGAAGGCCCAGGGCGTGGCGATGGGGCGGCGGATCGTGCTGGCCGGATCGGGGCCGTTGCTGACCCTGCTGGCGACGCAACTGCTGAAGGCGGGAGCGGAGATTGCCGCGGTCCTCGACACCGCTGGCATGCGCGGCCAGATCGCCGCCTTTCCCGACCTTGCCGTCCGCCCATCCTTCGCCCTGCAAGGACTGGCGATGCGGGCGCGGCTGGGACGGCTCTACCATGCCGGGATCGCACTGGAGGGGATCGAGGCGACGGAAACGGGAGTGACGGCGGTCCGCTGGACGGATGCCGGCGGACGAGCGCGGCGGACGGCCTGCGACGCGGTCGGGCTGGGCTGGCATCTGAAGGCGGAAACCCAGCTTGCCGATCTCGCCGGCTGCCGGTTCGACTACGACGCGACATGGGCGCAGTGGTTGCCCCGTGCCGACCGCATGGGCCGTGCCGGGGAAGGCGTCTATCTGGCCGGCGACGGTCTGCGCCTGCTGGGGGCCGATGGGGCGGAGGTCGCCGGGCGCCTTGCCGCAGCCGCCTGCCTGTCCGATCTGGGACTGCCGGCGCCGGACGTCGCGGCCGACCTGAAACGGCTCGACCGGCTGGAACGATTCGCCCGCGGCATCGCCCGTGCCTTCCCCTGGCCGGCCGATCGGGTGCGGGCATTGCCCGACGACGCCGTCCTGTGCCGCTGCGAGGGGATCACCGCCGGTGCGGTGCGTGAAACGGCGGCCTATGGCGGGGCGGAGGTCAACCGGGTGAAATCCTTGGGCCGTGCCGGGATGGGGCGCTGCCAGGGCCGCTATTGCCAGCTTGCGGCGGCCGATCTGATCGCCGCCACCGGGGGGCTCGCCCATGCCGGAGAGGTGGGACGCCTGCGTGCGCAAGCCCCGGTCCGGCCGACGCCGGTCCGCGCGCTACTGGAGGAGGCCCGGCCATGA
- a CDS encoding solute carrier family 23 protein — protein sequence MADFFPRWPLATGPVVQPDERLPWGSTMTLGIQHLVAMSGSTILGPLLMGFDPNLAVLFSGIGTLIFLVLTAGRVPSYLGSSFSFIAVVIAVTGYSGQGPNPNIGPALGGIIAAGVLYVLIGMLVTWTSTGWIERLMPPAVTGAVGAAIGLNLSPVAVKGIEGTGPHILVALFTLAATALIAVYAPLAIRRLSILAGIAAGYVFYLVLANGFGMLPPVSFAELAAAPWFGMPEFRTPSFDAGAMALVAPIAFILVAENLGHIKAIGAMTGRNLDRYIGRGFIGDGIATIVSGSGGGTGVTTYVENMGVMAVTRVFSTLIFVVAAVAAIFLGFSPKFGALLRTIPAPVLGGLATVVFGLIAAAMVRLWVDNRVDFSDPRNLITVGVTLVLGAGNFTISAGGFSIGGIGTATIAALGLYQLLGIGRSRETSRTAPQLAATTLH from the coding sequence ATGGCAGATTTCTTCCCGCGTTGGCCGCTCGCGACCGGCCCCGTCGTCCAGCCGGACGAGCGCCTTCCCTGGGGCTCGACGATGACGCTCGGCATCCAGCATCTGGTCGCCATGTCCGGCTCGACCATCCTCGGGCCGTTGCTGATGGGGTTTGATCCAAACCTCGCCGTGCTGTTCTCCGGCATCGGCACGCTGATCTTCCTCGTTCTCACCGCCGGGCGCGTACCGAGCTATCTCGGCTCCTCCTTCTCGTTCATCGCCGTGGTGATCGCGGTGACGGGGTACAGCGGCCAGGGTCCCAACCCGAACATCGGGCCGGCGCTGGGCGGCATCATCGCGGCCGGCGTGCTCTATGTCCTCATCGGCATGCTCGTGACCTGGACCAGCACCGGCTGGATCGAGCGGCTGATGCCGCCGGCGGTCACCGGCGCGGTGGGGGCGGCAATCGGCCTCAACCTGTCCCCGGTTGCCGTCAAGGGCATCGAGGGGACGGGTCCGCACATCCTCGTCGCCCTGTTCACGCTGGCCGCCACCGCCCTCATCGCGGTCTATGCCCCGCTCGCCATCCGGCGGCTCTCGATCCTCGCCGGCATCGCGGCGGGCTATGTCTTCTATCTCGTGCTGGCCAACGGGTTCGGCATGCTGCCGCCGGTCAGCTTCGCGGAACTGGCCGCCGCCCCGTGGTTCGGCATGCCGGAGTTCCGCACGCCCAGCTTCGATGCCGGCGCCATGGCCCTCGTCGCCCCCATCGCCTTCATCCTGGTCGCCGAGAATCTCGGCCACATCAAGGCCATCGGCGCCATGACCGGGCGCAACCTCGACCGCTACATCGGCCGCGGCTTCATCGGCGACGGCATCGCCACCATCGTCTCCGGCAGCGGCGGCGGCACCGGCGTCACCACCTATGTCGAGAACATGGGCGTGATGGCGGTCACCCGCGTCTTCTCCACGCTCATCTTCGTCGTCGCCGCGGTCGCCGCGATCTTTCTGGGCTTCTCGCCGAAGTTCGGCGCCCTGCTGCGGACGATCCCGGCGCCGGTGCTGGGCGGGCTGGCGACCGTCGTCTTCGGCCTGATCGCCGCGGCGATGGTGCGCCTGTGGGTCGACAACCGCGTCGACTTCTCCGATCCGCGCAACCTCATCACCGTCGGCGTGACGCTGGTTCTCGGCGCCGGCAACTTCACCATTTCCGCCGGAGGCTTCTCCATCGGCGGCATCGGCACCGCGACGATTGCGGCGCTCGGCCTCTACCAGCTGCTCGGGATCGGGCGTTCGCGCGAGACCTCCCGCACCGCCCCCCAGCTGGCAGCCACGACGCTCCACTGA